The Lolium rigidum isolate FL_2022 chromosome 1, APGP_CSIRO_Lrig_0.1, whole genome shotgun sequence region GGAGGCCTCCTACGATGTCGTAGCCGTCGTGGTCGGCGGTGTCACTGCAGCTGGCGACCGTCTCCGGGGAGCTCACCGCCGAGGCATTGCTGGAGCTGCAGTCCGGAGCGATGCAATTATCACTAGCGCTGGGGCTGGCGCTGCCGGAACAGGTGAAGTCGACGGGAGCGCTGGAACTGGCGGCTGCGGCTGCCGCGACGCGCTGGATGGACTTGGGCGACATGGCGGCGGGCGGGAGGTCGAAGGGGAACCGCACGGGGAAGTTGagctcggcggcagcggcggcgcccttGAGGCAGAGCAGGGCGGCGTCATAGGCGCGCGCGGCAGCCTCGGCGGTGGAGTGGGAGCCGAGCCATATCCTCGTCTTCTGCCCCGGCGCTCGGATCTCCGACACCCACGCGCCCCAGCTCCGCATCCTCACGCCCTTGTACGTCCTCATCTTGCCGCCATTGCCATGCCCGCCTTCCAGCTGCTGCTGCCTCGCCGCCGCGCTGCCGTTGCTCGCCGCTGccttcaccatgactagtagctagCTAGCTTCTCGGTTCCTTTGCTTTGACCCTTTGATGAGACGGAGATAGTTTGTCACGCAAGGTTCTTGTTGGTTGATACTCGGTGGTGTGCTTTGAATCTTTGATACTTCGACGGGTTATTTATAGGACACAAGCCACAACTCAAAACAGTGTTGTTTACTAGCTAGTTTATGCCGGTATATGTCTTTTTACGAATGGTTTATGAGTTGAATAAGCAAAAACTATTGTGTTCACATCACGTCGATACTCTGACAGAGAAGACAGTGGATGCAATCTTGAGTCGTCCGCATTTGCCAATAATGCATGTAATAATATTGTAATAAGAGGGAGGAAGCATCCTGTGTGCGATCTATGTTTGATAAGGTCGAATTAGCTTTCCCAgagaagcatagaaaaaaaacagTATACGTTCATTCGAGTGTGGTTTGTTCTTGTTGTACCTTGATTCGAGTGTGGCTTGTTCCGGCATGACTTGCACAGCTAGCTGTGGAGCTTCCCTGGCTGGCTAAAGTCTAAACCGAGTACAAAGTGTGTCAAGTCTCAACACGCGCCTATCTACCTGTCAGTCTCTCACCAAGAAGGGTTGCTAGCTAGCTTCTAAGTTCTAACTTGTAAATTGCAAGTACTCATGGATGGCAACGGGTACCATTAACCGTGTACCTGACAGGTAAACAACCAGGTATGGAACAAAAAATTAGGCATCAACATAGCTAGGTCGAACCTCACGCTTCCGAGTTCCATGGTTGTTGTACGTTACTTAGGATTACGTCCTTATTTAGGATGGTCTCACCTTCTGTTCCATGGTGGCCGTAGTCCATATCTATTTTTTATGTGATCATattttgatgtattgttgttggtgAGCAAGTGTGGTTGAACTATATGTTGATGTTTATAATGGGTTCTTGTTTATAAACTATGGTTACATGTTGTTTACGACTATTTTTTTGCTCAATTTGATGCGCTGAAAACATAAATAATTTTACCTACATGTAGCCATTTATCCTGCCATAGGATGGGTACGATGAAAAACTTTTACCATTAACAGGTATGAGTATAGATGATGGAAAAGACCACACGAGACGGGCACAGGTGGCTACATCCGTGCGCATATCATCCATTCTATCTAGGGGTGTA contains the following coding sequences:
- the LOC124707082 gene encoding ethylene-responsive transcription factor ERF014-like — its product is MVKAAASNGSAAARQQQLEGGHGNGGKMRTYKGVRMRSWGAWVSEIRAPGQKTRIWLGSHSTAEAAARAYDAALLCLKGAAAAAELNFPVRFPFDLPPAAMSPKSIQRVAAAAAASSSAPVDFTCSGSASPSASDNCIAPDCSSSNASAVSSPETVASCSDTADHDGYDIVGGLPDYSALADIDAFFQSPKCMEYAMMDPCSSFFAPAPMEMEDGCGWEEEGHIALWSFSSSF